The Fundidesulfovibrio magnetotacticus genome includes a region encoding these proteins:
- the fliS gene encoding flagellar export chaperone FliS, whose amino-acid sequence MYKAAQAYFQTQVTTTTQGDLLIMLFDGALKFLRQAKERMDAKDYAKKGILISKALDVLAELQGSLNAQKGGELAENLRKLYLLCSTKLLMANMRMDQKLVDEVIGVLTGIRDAFAQINTPEFAPKAPSPAQTSRGPVPLTNQTAVAAPSLGASMNKAFSAYSQAKKAG is encoded by the coding sequence ATGTACAAGGCAGCGCAAGCCTATTTCCAGACGCAGGTCACCACCACCACACAGGGGGACCTGCTCATCATGCTCTTCGACGGGGCGCTCAAGTTCCTGCGACAGGCCAAGGAGCGCATGGATGCCAAGGACTACGCCAAGAAGGGCATCCTCATCTCCAAGGCCCTGGACGTGCTCGCCGAGCTTCAGGGCAGCCTCAACGCCCAGAAGGGCGGCGAGCTGGCCGAGAACCTGCGCAAGCTCTACCTGCTGTGTTCCACCAAACTGCTCATGGCCAACATGCGCATGGACCAGAAGCTCGTGGACGAAGTGATCGGGGTGCTCACGGGCATCCGGGACGCCTTTGCCCAGATCAACACTCCCGAGTTCGCGCCCAAGGCCCCGTCCCCGGCGCAGACCTCGCGCGGCCCCGTGCCGCTCACCAACCAGACCGCCGTGGCCGCCCCCTCGCTGGGGGCTTCCATGAACAAGGCCTTTTCGGCCTATTCCCAGGCCAAGAAGGCCGGTTAG
- a CDS encoding methyl-accepting chemotaxis protein, whose translation MPLRLTLRAKLIAFCLAIGILPLAFMGVYSVRQASESLSRQAFGQLESVRDSRAQALRQLTDKWFAEVRIYASVKEVYNSIAMLRDIFMGKAKPGQRADVNDPEYVEMAQFVAPAFEPFRKVLGYADVLLADEYGRVIFSTGKGRELLEDIKDGPLKDSSLGRAWKAAMQGRAVFEDFAAYPPQEGRPAAFLAAPVRNHVGGIDGVALLRIDPADLAPILKTGYDDDAETRLVGADRLMRSDSPTHALTHSVQASFADPARGRMDIEPVRRALEGLTGSLVTEDISGKPVLAAYAPIKTGDAAWALVTVADEARAFAAVERLRGASLILGALTALAVLACSLFFLRREIGQPFRHLGTFLERVSEGDLRATLEGRFKAELAALAHGLARMVEELKTRLGFSQGILDAMTVPCLVTDTRGLVSFVNQPLLDLLQLDGEPGRHLGRRLEDLFAQNLELANAPAACLRQCQPVRGVEAPGQGAKGRPFHVRLDCAPLHDLDGQPLGAFTLFADLTEIRRQQALILEQNRQTLQVAREANQIALHVAQGAEELSQQMIGVKSGADHQSERIQETTRAMEEMNAALTEVARVAALAASSSDSASAQAADGSRVVKESVVSIDQVHQLSLQHQQSMDELGRRVGSIGRIIGVIDDIADQTNLLALNAAIEAARAGDAGRGFAVVADEVRKLAEKTQLATREVSRGITEIQDGTRQNIEETAKTFEAIEQAQQLVQRSGEALARILQDAHDAADQVRLIASSTEQQSATHHEVNLAVSEISGIAQETSAATVHAAEAIGYLAQQASELKSLIDAMHCQDDGHDATCLEPAGRDWPRLAMAKPQTALAA comes from the coding sequence ATGCCACTGCGTCTCACCCTTCGCGCCAAGCTCATCGCCTTCTGCCTGGCCATCGGCATCCTGCCCCTGGCCTTCATGGGCGTCTACTCCGTGCGCCAGGCCTCCGAAAGCCTCTCCCGCCAGGCCTTCGGCCAGCTCGAATCCGTGCGGGACTCCCGCGCCCAGGCCCTGCGCCAGCTCACCGACAAATGGTTCGCCGAGGTTCGCATCTACGCCTCGGTCAAGGAGGTCTACAACTCCATCGCCATGCTGCGCGACATCTTCATGGGCAAGGCCAAACCCGGGCAGCGCGCCGACGTCAACGACCCCGAATACGTCGAAATGGCGCAGTTCGTGGCCCCCGCCTTCGAGCCCTTCCGCAAGGTGCTGGGCTACGCCGACGTGCTCCTGGCCGACGAGTACGGCCGGGTGATCTTCTCCACCGGCAAGGGCCGCGAACTCCTCGAAGACATCAAGGACGGTCCCCTCAAGGACTCCAGCCTTGGCCGCGCCTGGAAGGCCGCCATGCAGGGCCGGGCCGTCTTCGAGGACTTCGCCGCCTACCCGCCCCAGGAGGGCCGCCCCGCCGCCTTCCTGGCCGCCCCCGTGCGCAACCACGTTGGCGGCATCGACGGCGTGGCGCTCCTGCGCATCGACCCCGCCGACCTGGCCCCCATCCTCAAGACCGGCTACGACGACGACGCCGAAACCCGCCTCGTGGGCGCGGACCGTCTCATGCGCTCGGACTCCCCCACGCACGCCCTCACCCACTCCGTGCAGGCCTCCTTCGCGGACCCCGCTCGGGGGCGCATGGACATCGAGCCCGTGCGCCGCGCCCTGGAAGGGCTCACCGGCAGCCTCGTCACCGAGGACATTTCCGGCAAGCCCGTGCTCGCCGCCTACGCCCCCATCAAGACCGGCGACGCCGCCTGGGCCCTGGTCACCGTGGCCGACGAGGCCCGCGCCTTCGCCGCCGTGGAGCGCCTGCGCGGCGCGTCCCTGATCCTCGGCGCGCTCACCGCCCTGGCCGTGCTGGCCTGCTCCCTGTTCTTCCTGCGCCGGGAGATCGGCCAGCCCTTCCGGCACCTCGGGACCTTCCTGGAACGCGTCAGCGAGGGGGACCTCCGGGCCACGCTCGAAGGCCGTTTCAAGGCCGAACTGGCAGCCCTGGCCCATGGCCTCGCGCGCATGGTGGAGGAACTCAAAACCCGCCTGGGCTTCTCCCAGGGCATCCTCGACGCCATGACCGTGCCCTGCCTCGTCACCGACACCCGGGGCCTGGTGAGCTTCGTCAACCAGCCCCTGCTGGACCTCCTCCAACTCGACGGCGAACCCGGCCGACACCTGGGACGCCGCCTGGAAGACCTCTTCGCCCAGAACCTCGAACTGGCCAACGCGCCCGCCGCCTGTCTGCGCCAGTGCCAGCCCGTGCGCGGAGTGGAAGCCCCCGGGCAGGGCGCAAAAGGCAGGCCCTTCCACGTGCGCCTGGACTGCGCGCCGCTTCACGACCTGGACGGGCAGCCCCTGGGCGCGTTCACCCTCTTCGCCGACCTCACCGAAATCAGGCGTCAGCAGGCGCTCATCCTGGAGCAGAACCGCCAGACCCTCCAGGTGGCGCGCGAGGCCAACCAGATCGCCCTCCACGTGGCCCAGGGAGCGGAAGAACTCTCCCAGCAGATGATCGGCGTCAAATCCGGCGCGGACCACCAGAGCGAGCGCATCCAGGAGACCACCCGCGCCATGGAGGAGATGAACGCCGCGCTCACCGAGGTGGCCCGCGTGGCGGCCCTGGCGGCCTCCAGCTCCGATTCCGCGAGCGCCCAGGCCGCCGACGGCTCCCGCGTGGTGAAGGAGAGCGTCGTCTCCATCGACCAGGTCCACCAGCTCTCGCTGCAGCACCAGCAGTCCATGGACGAGCTCGGCCGCCGGGTGGGCTCCATCGGGCGCATCATCGGCGTCATCGACGACATCGCGGACCAGACCAACCTCCTGGCCCTCAACGCCGCCATCGAGGCGGCGCGCGCGGGCGACGCCGGGCGCGGCTTCGCCGTGGTGGCCGACGAGGTGCGCAAACTGGCCGAGAAGACACAGCTCGCCACACGCGAGGTCTCGCGCGGCATCACGGAGATCCAGGACGGCACCCGACAGAACATCGAGGAGACCGCCAAGACCTTCGAAGCCATCGAACAGGCCCAGCAACTCGTCCAACGTTCGGGCGAAGCCCTCGCGCGCATCCTCCAGGACGCCCACGACGCCGCGGATCAGGTGCGCCTCATCGCTTCCAGCACGGAACAACAATCCGCGACACACCACGAAGTGAACCTCGCCGTCAGCGAAATCAGCGGCATCGCCCAGGAGACCTCCGCCGCCACGGTCCACGCCGCCGAAGCCATCGGCTACCTCGCCCAGCAGGCCTCGGAGCTCAAAAGCCTCATCGACGCCATGCACTGCCAGGACGACGGCCACGACGCGACCTGCCTCGAACCCGCCGGGCGCGACTGGCCGCGACTCGCCATGGCGAAGCCACAGACGGCGCTGGCGGCCTAG
- a CDS encoding PhoH family protein, translating into MTQESPGRKNYVIDTNVLIENPNSVRTLRNGSENNIFIPYHVLMELETLKNTPKLRHIVSKVITSLIENREHITFIRDGVEDSPYTHIVDNYILREIESAQGIQDPILVTNDRLLQLQASLRNIKSEELRDSRPFESESQLYTGFVEEAEGAPPNSFLWREGKPVLLAPDGEKTVGYVNDVWNLKPRTVYQNLALELIVSPHVDLVSIQSEAGFGKTYLALAAALYLTLERKEHEKIFVVKPTIEIGAKLGFLPGDVAEKMEPYMKYVYDLLIKLHKQRPANKLFTNPNDETPRFNPKKFEVLPLAYVRGMNIENAVVVIDEAQNLSRAEVRALLTRMGEGVKCVCLGDTSQVDNPYLNEANNGLNWIVRKFKGFDNYGHIVLKGDRSRGPITDMVLKSKL; encoded by the coding sequence ATGACCCAGGAATCGCCCGGCAGGAAGAACTACGTCATCGACACCAACGTCCTCATCGAAAACCCCAACTCGGTCCGGACGCTTCGCAACGGCAGCGAAAACAACATCTTCATCCCCTACCACGTGCTCATGGAGCTGGAAACGCTCAAGAACACGCCCAAGCTGCGCCACATCGTCTCCAAGGTCATCACCAGCCTCATCGAAAACCGCGAGCACATCACCTTCATCCGCGACGGCGTGGAGGATTCTCCCTACACGCACATCGTGGACAACTACATCCTGCGCGAGATCGAGTCGGCCCAGGGCATCCAGGACCCGATCCTGGTCACCAACGACCGGCTGCTCCAGCTGCAGGCGTCGCTGCGCAACATCAAGAGCGAGGAGCTGCGCGATTCCAGGCCCTTCGAGTCCGAGTCGCAGCTCTACACGGGGTTCGTGGAGGAGGCCGAGGGCGCGCCGCCCAACTCGTTCCTCTGGCGCGAGGGCAAGCCGGTGCTCCTGGCCCCGGACGGCGAGAAGACGGTGGGCTACGTCAACGACGTGTGGAACCTCAAGCCGCGCACGGTGTACCAGAATCTGGCGCTGGAGCTTATCGTCTCCCCCCACGTGGACCTGGTGTCCATCCAGAGCGAGGCGGGCTTCGGCAAGACCTACCTGGCCCTGGCGGCGGCCCTCTACCTGACCCTGGAGCGCAAGGAGCACGAGAAGATCTTCGTGGTGAAGCCCACCATCGAGATCGGCGCGAAGCTGGGCTTTTTGCCCGGCGACGTGGCCGAGAAGATGGAGCCCTACATGAAGTACGTCTACGACCTGCTCATCAAGCTGCACAAGCAGCGCCCGGCCAACAAGCTCTTCACCAACCCCAACGACGAAACCCCGCGCTTCAACCCCAAGAAGTTCGAGGTGCTGCCCCTGGCCTACGTGCGCGGCATGAACATCGAGAACGCCGTGGTGGTGATCGACGAGGCCCAGAACCTCTCGCGGGCCGAAGTGCGCGCGCTGCTCACACGCATGGGCGAGGGCGTGAAGTGCGTCTGCCTGGGCGACACCTCCCAGGTGGACAACCCCTACCTCAACGAGGCCAACAACGGCCTCAACTGGATCGTGCGCAAGTTCAAGGGCTTCGACAACTACGGGCACATCGTGCTCAAGGGCGACCGCTCGCGCGGGCCCATCACGGACATGGTGCTCAAGAGCAAGCTGTAG
- the ilvD gene encoding dihydroxy-acid dehydratase has product MRSKLMTGGVEKAPHRSLLHALGLTREEIDRPLVGVVNSANEIVPGHIHLDTIATAVKAGVRSAGGTPLEFPVIGVCDGLAMNHAGMRFSLPSREIIADSIEIMATAHPFDALVFIPNCDKTVPAMLMAMLRLDIPSILVSGGPMLAGASAGGPVDLISVFEAVGRVRRGEMDEAQLADLELKACPGCGSCSGMFTANSMNCLSESIGLALPGNGTIPAVTAERVRLAKTAGARVMELLRNNVTPRKIVTSAAVANAVTMDMALGCSTNTVLHLPAIFAEAGLDLTLDIFDAVSARTPNLCKLSPAGHHHIEDLHRAGGIPAVMNALAKRGLIDTSVLTVTGATVAENLKALTPDIRDPDVIRDAAPYSEQGGIAVLKGSLAPEGAVVKQSAVAPEMMRRTLTARCFDSEEEAYKAILAGEIVPGLAVIIRYEGPQGGPGMREMLSPTAAIMGMGLGSDVALITDGRFSGGTRGPAIGHVSPEAAEGGPIGLARDGDVVEIDIPARRMDLMVSEEELAARRAAFKPVEKPLPSGLLRRYARSVKSAAHGAAYKD; this is encoded by the coding sequence ATGCGAAGCAAGCTCATGACCGGCGGGGTCGAGAAGGCCCCCCACCGCTCCCTTCTCCACGCCCTGGGCCTGACCCGCGAGGAGATCGACCGCCCCCTGGTGGGCGTGGTCAACTCCGCCAACGAGATCGTCCCCGGGCACATCCACCTGGACACCATCGCCACGGCCGTGAAGGCCGGGGTGCGCTCGGCCGGGGGCACGCCGCTCGAATTCCCGGTGATCGGGGTCTGCGACGGCCTGGCCATGAACCACGCGGGCATGCGCTTCTCGCTGCCCTCGCGCGAGATCATCGCCGATTCCATCGAGATCATGGCCACGGCGCACCCCTTCGACGCCCTGGTTTTCATCCCCAACTGCGACAAAACCGTTCCCGCCATGCTCATGGCCATGCTGCGCCTGGACATCCCCTCCATCCTGGTGTCGGGCGGCCCCATGCTGGCCGGGGCCTCGGCGGGCGGCCCCGTGGACCTCATCAGCGTCTTCGAGGCCGTGGGCCGCGTGCGCCGGGGCGAAATGGACGAGGCCCAGCTGGCCGACCTGGAGCTCAAGGCCTGCCCCGGCTGCGGCTCCTGCTCGGGCATGTTCACGGCCAACTCCATGAACTGCCTCTCGGAGTCCATCGGCCTGGCCCTGCCCGGCAACGGCACCATCCCCGCCGTGACCGCCGAGCGCGTGCGCCTGGCCAAGACCGCCGGGGCGCGCGTGATGGAGCTTCTCAGAAACAACGTGACGCCCCGCAAGATCGTCACCTCCGCCGCCGTGGCCAACGCCGTGACCATGGACATGGCCCTGGGCTGCTCCACAAACACCGTGCTCCACCTGCCCGCCATCTTCGCGGAGGCGGGCCTGGACCTCACCCTGGACATCTTCGACGCCGTGAGCGCGCGCACCCCCAACCTCTGCAAGCTCTCCCCGGCCGGACACCACCACATCGAAGACCTCCACCGCGCGGGCGGCATCCCCGCCGTGATGAACGCCCTGGCCAAACGCGGGCTCATCGACACCTCCGTGCTCACCGTCACGGGGGCCACCGTGGCCGAGAACCTCAAGGCCCTCACCCCCGACATTCGCGACCCGGACGTGATCCGCGACGCCGCCCCCTATTCGGAGCAGGGCGGCATCGCGGTGCTCAAGGGCTCGCTGGCCCCCGAGGGCGCGGTGGTGAAGCAGTCGGCCGTGGCCCCGGAGATGATGCGCCGCACCCTCACCGCCCGCTGCTTCGACTCCGAGGAGGAGGCCTACAAGGCCATCCTGGCCGGAGAGATCGTGCCCGGCCTGGCCGTGATCATCCGCTACGAAGGCCCCCAGGGCGGACCGGGCATGCGCGAGATGCTCTCGCCCACGGCGGCCATCATGGGCATGGGCCTGGGCTCGGACGTGGCGCTCATCACCGACGGGCGCTTCTCGGGCGGCACGCGCGGCCCGGCCATCGGCCACGTCTCCCCCGAGGCCGCCGAGGGCGGCCCTATCGGCCTGGCACGCGACGGCGACGTGGTGGAGATCGACATTCCGGCCCGCAGGATGGACCTCATGGTTTCCGAGGAGGAGTTGGCGGCGCGCCGCGCGGCCTTCAAGCCCGTGGAAAAGCCCCTGCCCTCCGGGCTTCTGCGCCGCTACGCGCGCAGCGTGAAGTCCGCCGCCCACGGCGCGGCCTACAAGGACTAG
- a CDS encoding Hpt domain-containing protein, protein MDESPYPASREPCPPFDLEERASRFAEIEDCLPELLAIFRSNGPADLSAIAKALDGQDLQAAANLCHTLKGMAAVVCAPVVARTASELESAARALDVPASRALLEELSRAMAQALDSPHCL, encoded by the coding sequence ATGGACGAAAGCCCGTATCCCGCCAGCCGCGAACCGTGTCCGCCCTTCGATCTGGAAGAGCGCGCCAGCCGTTTCGCGGAAATTGAGGACTGCCTCCCCGAGTTGCTCGCCATTTTCAGGAGCAACGGCCCCGCGGACCTCTCGGCCATCGCCAAGGCCCTGGACGGGCAGGACCTCCAGGCCGCCGCCAATCTCTGCCACACACTCAAGGGCATGGCCGCCGTGGTCTGCGCCCCGGTGGTGGCCCGCACCGCCTCCGAGCTGGAGTCCGCCGCCCGCGCCCTGGATGTCCCGGCCAGCCGCGCCCTGCTGGAGGAACTCTCCCGGGCCATGGCCCAGGCCCTGGACTCGCCGCACTGCCTGTGA
- the metW gene encoding methionine biosynthesis protein MetW has protein sequence MRYDLDLVASWIAPGSKVLDLGCGQGELLQHLHDTKGVQGFGVEQDEEKAATGISRGVSILQGDMAGEVRDYPDNAFDVVVLSQTLQQVAEPLGLIRQMLRVGKRAVVSFPNFAHWRNRCQLFFQGNAPVTPELPYDWHDTPNIRVITFRDFHRFCNRFGFTILEAVAVKTDPASRGGLVLRLLPNLRATYGIFLLARS, from the coding sequence ATCCGCTACGACCTCGACCTCGTGGCCTCCTGGATCGCCCCCGGATCCAAAGTGCTCGACCTGGGCTGCGGCCAGGGCGAACTGCTCCAGCACCTCCACGACACAAAGGGCGTGCAGGGCTTCGGCGTGGAGCAGGACGAGGAAAAGGCCGCGACGGGCATCAGCCGGGGCGTCTCCATCCTCCAGGGAGACATGGCCGGAGAAGTGCGCGACTACCCCGACAACGCCTTCGACGTCGTCGTGCTCTCCCAGACCCTCCAGCAGGTGGCCGAACCCCTGGGCCTCATCCGCCAGATGCTGCGCGTGGGCAAGCGCGCCGTGGTCAGCTTCCCCAACTTCGCCCACTGGCGCAACCGCTGCCAGCTCTTCTTCCAGGGCAACGCCCCCGTCACCCCGGAACTGCCCTACGACTGGCACGACACCCCCAACATCCGCGTCATCACCTTTCGGGACTTCCACCGCTTCTGCAACCGCTTCGGCTTCACCATCCTCGAAGCCGTGGCCGTCAAGACCGACCCGGCCTCCCGGGGCGGACTCGTGCTGCGCCTGCTGCCCAACCTGCGCGCCACCTACGGCATCTTCCTCCTCGCCCGCTCCTGA
- a CDS encoding superoxide dismutase encodes MTTDDNGLLTRRQFNALAAATAATAAAATLFPGAASAQGAAVFPFPALPYPEDALEPVISARTLSFHYGKHAKAYYDNMNKALEGKPTAGLTLERVFLDASKDAASVGLFNNSAQAWNHTFYFSCMKKGGGGAPAGKLADALKAAFGGLDEFKKAFSEAAMTQFASGWAWLVDDGGTLKVVKTPNAMNPLVNNQKPLLTVDVWEHAYYLDYQNRRADYVKEFLDKLVNWDFVAKNLG; translated from the coding sequence ATGACCACAGATGACAACGGACTCCTCACCCGCAGGCAGTTCAACGCCCTGGCCGCCGCCACGGCCGCCACGGCCGCCGCCGCAACCCTTTTCCCGGGCGCGGCCAGCGCCCAAGGAGCCGCCGTGTTCCCCTTCCCGGCTCTGCCCTACCCCGAAGACGCCCTGGAACCGGTCATCAGCGCGCGCACCCTCTCCTTCCACTACGGCAAGCACGCCAAGGCCTACTACGACAACATGAACAAGGCCCTGGAGGGCAAGCCCACCGCAGGGCTCACCCTGGAGCGCGTGTTCCTGGACGCCTCCAAGGACGCAGCCAGCGTGGGCCTCTTCAACAACTCCGCTCAGGCCTGGAACCACACCTTCTACTTCTCCTGCATGAAGAAAGGCGGGGGCGGCGCGCCCGCGGGCAAGCTCGCCGACGCCCTCAAGGCCGCCTTCGGCGGACTCGACGAGTTCAAGAAGGCCTTCTCCGAGGCCGCCATGACCCAGTTCGCCAGCGGCTGGGCCTGGCTCGTGGACGACGGCGGCACGCTCAAGGTGGTCAAGACGCCCAACGCCATGAACCCCCTCGTCAACAACCAGAAGCCCCTGCTCACCGTGGACGTCTGGGAGCACGCCTATTACCTGGACTACCAGAACCGCCGCGCCGACTACGTGAAGGAGTTCCTCGACAAGCTCGTCAACTGGGACTTCGTGGCCAAGAACCTCGGCTAG
- the metX gene encoding homoserine O-acetyltransferase MetX, whose translation MSEYADLSPGGPGVGAVEKRFFTFAQDEPFVLESGAAIGPVTLAYETYGALDPDGANAVLVCHALTGDSHAAGVYHGADPKPGWWEVMIGPGKGIDTNRHFVICSNVLGGCMGSTGPASLNPETGRPWGLAFPVLTIGDMVRAQKVLLDHLGVKRVLAAVGGSMGGMQVLEWAARYPETVVSAIALATAAKHSALHIAFHEVARQAIVADPDWNGGDYYHGPKPAHGLAVARMIGHITYLSDEAMRHKFGRGLQDRADFSFSFDADFQVESYLRYQGRKFVERFDANSFLYITRAADYFDLGATHGQGSLTKAFSRGDTRFLVVSFSSDWLYPTYQSRELVQALKRAGRDVSFCEIEAQWGHDAFLLDSPRLSGLVAGHLERTRRDLGRDLRRGLP comes from the coding sequence ATGAGCGAATACGCCGACCTCTCCCCCGGCGGCCCCGGCGTGGGGGCGGTGGAGAAACGCTTCTTCACCTTCGCCCAGGACGAGCCCTTCGTCCTGGAAAGCGGCGCGGCCATCGGCCCGGTCACACTGGCCTACGAGACTTACGGCGCCCTGGACCCCGACGGCGCCAACGCCGTGCTCGTCTGCCACGCCCTCACGGGAGACTCCCACGCGGCGGGCGTCTACCACGGGGCCGACCCCAAGCCCGGCTGGTGGGAAGTGATGATCGGCCCGGGCAAGGGCATCGACACAAACCGGCATTTCGTGATCTGCTCCAACGTTCTCGGCGGCTGCATGGGCTCCACCGGACCCGCCAGCCTCAACCCCGAGACCGGCAGACCCTGGGGGCTGGCCTTTCCCGTGCTCACCATCGGCGACATGGTGCGCGCCCAGAAGGTCCTGCTGGACCACCTGGGCGTGAAGCGCGTGCTCGCCGCCGTGGGCGGCTCCATGGGCGGCATGCAGGTGCTCGAATGGGCCGCGCGCTACCCCGAGACCGTGGTCTCCGCCATCGCCCTGGCCACCGCCGCCAAGCACTCCGCCCTGCACATCGCCTTCCACGAGGTGGCCCGCCAGGCCATCGTTGCCGACCCCGACTGGAACGGCGGAGACTACTACCACGGCCCCAAGCCCGCCCACGGCCTGGCCGTGGCCCGCATGATCGGCCACATCACCTACCTCTCCGACGAGGCCATGCGCCACAAGTTCGGACGCGGGCTCCAGGACCGCGCCGACTTCTCCTTCAGCTTCGACGCCGACTTCCAGGTGGAATCCTACCTGCGCTACCAGGGGCGGAAGTTCGTGGAGCGCTTCGACGCCAACAGCTTCCTCTACATCACCCGAGCCGCCGACTACTTCGACCTGGGCGCCACCCACGGCCAGGGCTCCCTCACCAAGGCCTTCTCCCGGGGCGACACCCGCTTCCTGGTGGTCTCCTTCAGCTCAGACTGGCTCTACCCCACCTACCAGTCCCGCGAGCTGGTCCAGGCCCTCAAGCGCGCCGGACGCGACGTGAGCTTCTGCGAGATCGAGGCCCAGTGGGGGCACGACGCCTTCCTCCTGGACAGCCCGCGCCTTTCGGGGCTCGTCGCCGGACACCTCGAACGCACGCGCCGAGACCTCGGGCGCGACCTCCGGAGGGGCCTCCCGTGA
- a CDS encoding MFS transporter, with translation MGSRGLEASLPWLLTRAAARRRGSAPRRGRAPLRTNMLGGVAGNALEWYDFAILGFLAPQIGRNFFPSDDPLVSLLGAFGVFAAAFLARPAGGLLFGYIGDRRGRKTSLQLSVALMAVPTFLVGLLPTYRDAGVLAPLLLVLLRMAQGLSVGGELVGSIAFVAENAPEERRGYYCSWTFASEYGGMMLGSLLTAGLSLGLGAQAMDSWGWRVPFLAGALIAVVAFWMRKSLSETPVFLALEDRKRLGRNPVAEAVQLVPERILHLFFLVILVGAGFYTLFVWWPTYLGSVLRPDVPGVAGLNAFSLLLLMVFIPFTGSLSDRLGRKPLLVWSCAGMTVFTLPLFQLAQQGGVAGLFVSQTAFTALMALYLGPVPAALVEMFPPRMRYSAMGIGYNLSLCVFGGAAPVAATWLMQGRETAFAPALVLTVLSGINLLAALTMRERSPGAADGVPGKRSRDLA, from the coding sequence ATGGGGTCAAGAGGCCTTGAGGCATCGCTCCCCTGGCTTCTGACGCGGGCCGCCGCCCGGCGTCGCGGGAGCGCACCCCGGCGCGGGCGCGCGCCCCTGCGCACGAACATGCTGGGCGGCGTCGCGGGGAACGCTCTCGAGTGGTACGATTTCGCCATTCTCGGCTTCCTCGCCCCCCAGATCGGCCGGAATTTCTTCCCCTCGGACGACCCGCTGGTCTCGCTGCTCGGGGCGTTCGGGGTGTTCGCCGCGGCCTTCCTGGCCCGCCCGGCGGGCGGCCTGCTCTTCGGCTACATCGGGGACCGCCGGGGCCGCAAGACGTCGCTTCAGCTCTCCGTGGCCCTCATGGCCGTGCCCACGTTCCTGGTGGGGCTGCTGCCCACCTACCGGGACGCCGGGGTGCTGGCCCCCCTGCTGCTCGTGTTGTTGCGCATGGCGCAGGGGCTCTCGGTGGGGGGCGAACTGGTCGGTTCCATCGCGTTCGTGGCCGAGAACGCGCCGGAAGAGCGGCGCGGGTACTACTGCAGCTGGACTTTCGCCAGCGAGTACGGCGGGATGATGCTGGGTTCGCTGCTCACGGCGGGGTTGAGCCTGGGGCTCGGCGCGCAGGCCATGGACTCCTGGGGCTGGCGGGTTCCGTTCCTCGCGGGGGCGCTGATCGCCGTGGTGGCCTTTTGGATGCGCAAGAGCCTCTCGGAGACGCCGGTGTTCCTCGCCCTGGAGGACCGCAAGCGCCTGGGGCGAAATCCCGTGGCCGAGGCCGTCCAGCTCGTGCCGGAACGCATCCTTCACCTGTTTTTCCTGGTGATCCTGGTGGGCGCGGGGTTCTACACGCTCTTCGTCTGGTGGCCCACGTACCTCGGCAGCGTCCTTCGTCCGGATGTCCCCGGGGTGGCGGGACTCAACGCCTTTTCGCTGTTGCTGCTCATGGTGTTCATCCCGTTCACCGGCAGCCTTTCCGACCGGCTGGGCCGCAAGCCGCTTCTGGTCTGGAGCTGCGCGGGGATGACGGTCTTCACGCTGCCGCTGTTCCAGTTGGCCCAGCAGGGGGGCGTGGCCGGCCTGTTCGTGTCCCAGACGGCGTTCACGGCGCTCATGGCGCTGTATCTCGGCCCTGTCCCGGCGGCGCTGGTGGAGATGTTCCCCCCGCGCATGCGCTACAGCGCCATGGGCATCGGCTACAATCTCTCGCTGTGCGTTTTCGGCGGCGCGGCGCCCGTGGCGGCCACGTGGCTGATGCAGGGCCGGGAAACCGCGTTCGCCCCCGCGCTGGTCCTCACGGTTCTGTCCGGGATCAACCTGCTCGCGGCGCTGACCATGCGCGAGAGAAGCCCCGGGGCCGCCGACGGCGTTCCGGGCAAGCGAAGCCGCGACCTGGCCTGA